In the Plasmodium reichenowi strain SY57 chromosome Unknown, whole genome shotgun sequence genome, atattattattattttttaaatatattaaaaaagggatggttttttataatttaaatttcGGCATTTTTTCTcaaatttctttttatttttttttctgattcttcttcttcttctgattcttcttcttctgattcttcatcatcattttcttcttcttcttcttctgattcttcttcattttcttcttctgattcttcttcattttcttcttctgattcttcttcattttcttcttcttcttcattttcttcttcttcttcattttcttcttcttcttcattttcttcttcttcatcattttcttcttcttcttcttcttcatcttcttctttagattcttcttttttgtCTTCTTCCTTATCACCATCTTTCTGTTCTTGAACTTCTGTTTCATCTTTGTTAGTCATTTTGTTCTTCTTATTATCTCTTCT is a window encoding:
- a CDS encoding glutamic acid-rich protein; amino-acid sequence: NVPTEEHKTEEHKSKEKKHKKKHKKGKKEKVKKHVVKNVMGDEDKDDVEIINLEDKKACEEQHITVESRPLYQQQYKLMDEPEQLSSKDKSKVEEKHLSIQEQLIGTIGRVNVVPRRDNKKNKMTNKDETEVQEQKDGDKEEDKKEESKEEDEEEEEEENDEEEENEEEEENEEEEENEEEEENEEESEEENEEESEEENEEESEEEEEENDDEESEEEESEEEEESEKKIKRNLRKNAEI